From one Conexivisphaerales archaeon genomic stretch:
- a CDS encoding DUF72 domain-containing protein produces MKILMGTSGWSYEEWVNVFYPSSSTPKLRYYSSVFDTVEVDSSFYSMPSSKVVLGWVKNTPAHFKFSPKIPKTITHDMKLRVDDKLQEELSKFFRLVGPLSSTNKLGTLLLQLPPSLEFDLDRLERFLNVLPTDEMRFAVEFRNKTWMRDDTWELLKRRKVAYTIVDEPLLPNDLITTAEHVYIRWHGHGRRVWYDYRYSRDQIDEWANKLKSLKEKEVYAYWNNHFHGFAILNCLEELNSLGVLDERREDLLRSIRSRIESPKTLFDFAGV; encoded by the coding sequence TTGAAGATTCTGATGGGGACGAGCGGATGGAGCTATGAAGAATGGGTTAACGTGTTTTATCCGTCGTCTTCTACCCCCAAGCTAAGGTATTATTCTTCTGTATTTGACACTGTCGAAGTTGATAGTAGTTTTTACTCTATGCCTTCATCGAAGGTTGTGCTCGGTTGGGTGAAGAATACCCCTGCGCACTTTAAATTCAGCCCGAAGATACCAAAAACTATAACTCATGACATGAAGCTGAGAGTGGATGATAAGCTACAGGAAGAGCTGTCCAAATTCTTCAGACTTGTAGGCCCTCTCTCTTCAACAAACAAGTTAGGAACTTTATTACTGCAACTCCCTCCCAGTCTAGAATTTGATCTGGACAGGCTCGAAAGATTTCTGAACGTTCTGCCTACAGATGAAATGAGGTTTGCAGTAGAATTCAGAAACAAGACATGGATGAGAGATGACACGTGGGAGCTTTTAAAAAGAAGAAAGGTAGCATACACCATAGTTGATGAACCTTTGCTGCCAAACGATTTGATCACTACAGCTGAGCATGTATACATCCGGTGGCACGGACATGGAAGGCGAGTATGGTATGATTACAGATATTCAAGAGACCAGATAGATGAATGGGCGAACAAGCTGAAGAGCCTGAAAGAAAAGGAGGTTTACGCCTACTGGAACAACCATTTTCACGGCTTCGCCATATTGAACTGCCTAGAAGAACTGAATAGTCTGGGAGTTCTGGACGAAAGAAGAGAAGACCTTTTGAGAAGTATCAGGTCAAGAATAGAATCACCCAAAACACTGTTTGACTTTGCTGGGGTTTAG
- the metG gene encoding methionine--tRNA ligase, translating to MTKWIVCSAWPYLDGSPHLGTFMHLLSADVYARYLRLKHEDVVSVSGSDEHGTPMEVEAIRTKTTPRELANRYHAEMLEILKTFMVELDNYTRTESPVHVKFVQDFYLRLYQRGYIYSQKVVQLYCNNDERFLPDRFVEGTCPYCKYESARGDQCDNCGRLLDPLELEKPRCVICGQTPQPKETEHWFFDLSKLSAELNKYIDQNKELPENARNFSKNWLKEGLRPRALTRDSKWGIPAPFPGAEGKTIYVWMEAVLGYVSAVKEWAERKGNPELFSEFWLGKDTKSVYFIGKDNIPFHTIIFPALLIASGEGYVLPTQVSSTEFILFEGKKFSKSRHIGVWMNEAMRIAKPEYWRFALMYFRPELRDSNFSWTEFDRAVNSELNDVLGNFEHRVLTFIKKFFDMSIPEAKELDEDSKQMMEELSRLWNEYVNKMDSFQIKEAVRTMLDLARKGNEYMSRREPWEQIKHDNSLAAMTLYTCAQLVYTLTIMLYPFCPLSSTKLWEMLGLEGDPVSHGIEGAGREYLKPGHRIMPPSTIFSKVVLQVE from the coding sequence TTGACAAAGTGGATAGTCTGCTCAGCATGGCCATACCTGGATGGGAGTCCTCACCTAGGCACCTTTATGCACCTGCTCTCAGCAGATGTATATGCAAGATATCTTCGCCTGAAACATGAAGATGTTGTTTCAGTCAGCGGCTCTGACGAGCACGGTACACCAATGGAGGTTGAAGCAATAAGGACAAAAACAACTCCAAGAGAGCTTGCCAACAGATACCATGCTGAAATGCTTGAGATCTTGAAGACCTTTATGGTCGAGCTTGACAACTACACCAGAACCGAGTCACCTGTTCATGTGAAATTTGTTCAGGATTTCTACCTAAGGCTCTACCAGAGAGGTTACATATACTCTCAGAAGGTGGTCCAACTGTATTGTAATAATGACGAACGCTTTCTACCTGACAGGTTTGTTGAAGGGACATGCCCGTACTGCAAATATGAGTCTGCCAGAGGAGACCAGTGTGACAACTGCGGTAGATTACTGGATCCGCTCGAGCTTGAAAAGCCGAGATGTGTCATATGTGGGCAGACACCACAGCCAAAGGAGACTGAGCACTGGTTCTTTGACCTATCAAAGCTCTCTGCAGAGCTGAACAAATACATAGACCAGAATAAGGAACTGCCGGAAAACGCCAGGAATTTTTCGAAGAACTGGTTAAAGGAAGGTCTAAGACCAAGAGCACTTACCAGAGACAGTAAGTGGGGGATTCCTGCACCTTTCCCTGGCGCTGAAGGGAAGACTATCTATGTCTGGATGGAAGCAGTGCTAGGCTACGTTTCTGCAGTCAAAGAATGGGCAGAACGGAAGGGAAATCCGGAGCTGTTCAGCGAATTCTGGCTGGGAAAGGATACTAAAAGCGTATACTTCATAGGAAAAGATAACATACCTTTTCACACCATCATCTTTCCGGCTCTTTTGATAGCTTCCGGCGAGGGGTATGTCCTGCCGACTCAGGTCTCATCGACAGAATTCATACTGTTTGAAGGTAAGAAATTCTCCAAAAGCAGACATATAGGAGTATGGATGAATGAAGCGATGAGGATAGCCAAACCAGAATACTGGAGGTTTGCATTAATGTATTTCAGGCCAGAGCTGAGAGATTCTAACTTCAGCTGGACTGAGTTCGACAGAGCCGTGAACAGTGAGCTCAACGACGTATTGGGTAATTTTGAGCATAGGGTTCTCACATTCATAAAAAAGTTCTTTGATATGAGTATTCCTGAAGCTAAGGAGCTGGATGAAGATTCAAAGCAGATGATGGAAGAGCTGAGCAGACTCTGGAACGAATATGTGAACAAGATGGATTCGTTCCAGATAAAAGAGGCGGTCAGGACCATGCTGGACCTTGCCAGAAAAGGGAATGAGTATATGAGCAGGAGAGAGCCTTGGGAGCAGATAAAGCATGATAACAGCCTTGCTGCTATGACACTTTATACATGTGCACAGCTTGTTTACACGCTGACCATAATGCTATATCCATTCTGTCCTCTCTCCTCAACCAAGCTTTGGGAAATGCTTGGGCTGGAAGGAGACCCTGTTTCCCATGGTATTGAAGGAGCGGGTAGGGAATACCTCAAGCCTGGCCACAGAATCATGCCACCATCTACTATCTTTTCTAAGGTTGTATTGCAAGTCGAGTGA
- a CDS encoding DUF72 domain-containing protein, which yields MELYVGTGGWEYFNAQGDKLAAYAKLFNFVEVNSTFYFNPSLKTVRTWRSRVPKDFEFSVKCNRIITHKYVMDLTAESITQAEYTVRICQLLRSGLAILQTPASIEITSERIRSWKPLIDIFRENGITPVLEARSTVDKKAIDVMNELGILSCIDLTSREPVKSSDVLYSRLFGSGTARFKGFSDKEYILIEQRLKSAEPKKAYLAFHGIQMYADALQFKRFSSQKVL from the coding sequence TTGGAGCTGTATGTCGGGACGGGCGGCTGGGAATATTTCAACGCTCAGGGTGACAAGCTAGCTGCCTACGCGAAACTATTCAATTTTGTCGAAGTTAATAGTACCTTCTATTTCAATCCCAGCCTGAAAACAGTGAGAACTTGGAGAAGCAGAGTTCCAAAGGATTTTGAATTTTCTGTCAAATGTAATAGAATCATCACGCACAAATATGTGATGGACTTAACAGCTGAAAGCATAACACAGGCAGAGTATACAGTTAGGATCTGTCAGCTTCTCAGGAGTGGTCTTGCAATACTGCAGACCCCAGCCAGCATTGAAATAACAAGTGAAAGAATCAGGTCCTGGAAACCATTGATAGACATCTTCAGGGAGAATGGTATAACACCAGTCTTGGAAGCTAGGTCGACTGTTGATAAGAAGGCTATCGACGTCATGAACGAACTGGGAATTCTGTCATGTATCGACCTCACTAGCAGAGAACCAGTCAAGTCTTCAGACGTACTTTACAGCAGGCTTTTTGGAAGCGGAACGGCACGATTTAAAGGATTTTCAGACAAAGAGTACATCCTGATAGAACAAAGACTGAAGTCAGCAGAACCGAAGAAAGCTTACCTTGCATTTCATGGGATTCAAATGTACGCTGATGCACTCCAATTCAAGAGATTTTCATCGCAGAAAGTCCTTTGA
- a CDS encoding DUF151 domain-containing protein, producing the protein MENRGKESYIPVKVVQVGFIDESGLEGALMMRSDDGKTFSMRAFSGEVALHMSRFMKGDRSSLPSVYNIIEELAELLGLHLDHVQIYSNGTALRGDLYFTGKNKELTLDGYRASDAIALALFYDAVIMVEDSIMQPADSLIDK; encoded by the coding sequence TTGGAGAACAGGGGGAAAGAAAGTTACATACCAGTCAAGGTTGTACAGGTAGGGTTCATAGACGAAAGCGGACTTGAAGGAGCGCTGATGATGAGGTCTGATGACGGAAAGACTTTTTCGATGAGGGCATTTTCAGGTGAAGTAGCCCTGCATATGTCGAGATTTATGAAAGGTGATAGGTCATCTCTTCCTTCGGTGTATAATATCATAGAAGAGCTGGCCGAACTTCTCGGACTTCATTTAGACCATGTACAGATATACTCTAACGGAACTGCCCTTAGGGGCGACCTTTACTTTACAGGTAAAAACAAGGAGCTCACTCTTGACGGTTATAGGGCATCTGACGCAATAGCCTTGGCGCTATTCTATGATGCTGTAATAATGGTCGAGGATTCTATAATGCAGCCTGCTGACAGCCTCATAGACAAGTGA